A single region of the Sphaeramia orbicularis chromosome 6, fSphaOr1.1, whole genome shotgun sequence genome encodes:
- the snupn gene encoding snurportin-1, which translates to MDDLTQALSASFAVSKDPNSTAAPHPRLAQYKSKYSVLEQSERRRRFLDLQKSKRLNYVNHARRLADGDWTGADSDGEDDMEKQEEGEQNQDGNKVAEEEEEGMEIERRKLPKHYANQLMLSEWLVDVPSELDTDWLMVVCPVGKRSLIVASKGSTAAYTKSGYCVNRFPSLLPGGNRHNSAMGKDYTILDCIYSEVDRTYYILDVMCWRGHPVYDCPTEFRFYWLQSKVQETDGLTEIAKRNPFRFVSLQSTDCTAESIQRALAAEYSFSVDGLLFYHRQTHYTPGSTPLVGWLRPYMVSDILGIEVPVGPLTNKPEYASHQLQQILEHKKTSSEVRPANRSGGYELEHLSTPSQDSGDGVNFLNQKPIREAHMEV; encoded by the exons ATGGATGACCTGACCCAAGCCCTCTCGGCCAGCTTTGCTGTGTCCAAAGATCCCAACAGCACCGCAGCACCCCACCCTCGGCTGGCGCAGTACAAGAGCAAGTACAGTGTACTGGAGCAGAGTGAGCGACGCCGACGCTTCCTTGATCTGCAGAAAAG CAAAAGGTTAAACTATGTCAATCATGCACGGCGTCTGGCTGATGGGGACTGGACAGGAGCAGACAGTGATGGGGAGGACGACATGGAAAAACAGGAGGAGGGGGAACAGAACCAGGACGGCAACAAGgtggcagaggaagaggaggagggcatGGAGATTGAGAGGAGGAAGCTGCCAAAACATTATGCCAACCAG CTCATGCTGTCAGAGTGGTTGGTAGACGTGCCATCAGAGCTGGACACAGATTGGCTGATGGTGGTGTGTCCTGTGGGGAAGAGGTCTCTAATAGTTGCTTCTAAG GGTTCCACTGCAGCGTACACTAAAAGTGGCTACTGTGTGAACCGTTTCCCCTCGCTGCTGCCCGGTGGGAACAGACACAACTCGGCCATGGGAAAAG ACTACACAATCCTCGACTGCATTTATAGTGAAGTGGACAGAACGTACTACATCCTGGACGTCATGTGCTGGAGAGGCCACCCGGTCTACGACTGCCCG ACAGAGTTTCGATTCTACTGGCTTCAGTCCAAAGTTCAGGAAACGGATGGCCTAACAGAGATTGCCAAACGCAACCCT TTCCGGTTTGTAAGCCTCCAAAGCACAGACTGCACAGCCGAATCGATTCAGAGAGCCCTTGCAGCCGAGTACAGCTTCAGC GTGGATGGTCTTCTCTTCTACCACCGACAGACCCACTACACCCCCGGCAGCACCCCTCTGGTCGGCTGGCTTCGCCCCTACATGGTCTCCGACATCCTGGGCATCGAAGTCCCCGTCGGACCCCTCACCAACAAGCCCGAGTACGCGAGCCACCAGCTGCAGCAGATCCTGGAACACAAGAAGACGTCGAGCGAGGTCCGACCGGCTAACAGAAGCGGAGGCTACGAGTTAGAGCACCTGTCCACGCCGAGCCAGGACAGCGGGGACGGGGTCAACTTTTTAAACCAAAAACCCATAAGAGAAGCCCACATGGAGGTCTGA